A genome region from Glycine max cultivar Williams 82 chromosome 5, Glycine_max_v4.0, whole genome shotgun sequence includes the following:
- the LOC100786354 gene encoding calmodulin-like protein 30: MQTTTLVEAILKPICLSLVPPSHKTYTMSNLSFLQFHSSNSLGHSSFQPNSPNPNNNIKSSKQTSNVGCNIQPKSEEMKWVFDKFDTNKDGKITLEEYKAAVRTMGWGIEGTETDESFQVMDSDGDGFIDFKEFMDMFNVEERVKETEIKSAFQVFDLNGDGKISAEELSQVLKSLGESCSLSACKKMVMGVDRNGDGFIDLNEFMRMMMSCKKLT, translated from the coding sequence atgcaAACCACAACCTTAGTAGAAGCAATCTTGAAGCCAATTTGTTTATCTTTAGTACCACCTAGTCACAAAACATATACCATGTCGAATTTGAGTTTCCTTCAATTTCATAGTAGCAACTCGTTGGGGCACTCCTCTTTTCAACCCAATAGTCCAAACCCGAACAACAACATAAAATCATCAAAACAGACATCAAATGTAGGGTGCAATATTCAGCCAAAGTCAGAGGAAATGAAATGGGTGTTCGACAAGTTTGACACCAACAAAGATGGCAAGATTACCCTCGAAGAGTACAAAGCAGCAGTGAGAACAATGGGGTGGGGAATCGAAGGCACTGAGACTGATGAGTCTTTTCAGGTGATGGACTCTGATGGAGATGGCTTCATTGACTTCAAAGAGTTCATGGACATGTTCAACGTGGAGGAGAGGGTGAAAGAGACGGAGATCAAGAGTGCTTTTCAAGTGTTTGATTTGAATGGCGATGGGAAAATCAGTGCAGAGGAATTGTCACAAGTTCTCAAAAGCCTAGGGGAAAGTTGCAGCCTTAGTGCTTGTAAGAAAATGGTGATGGGGGTGGATAGAAATGGGGATGGCTTTATAGACTTGAATGAGTTTATGAGGATGATGATGAGTTGCAAGAAACTCACCTAA